One part of the Arachidicoccus terrestris genome encodes these proteins:
- a CDS encoding class I SAM-dependent methyltransferase — protein sequence MEEAMQMFSNRLTKVFKHRSKLARRQQIECYRLYDRDLTEFPISIDLYGEKAYVSIYAKKNTDTNQEDEWPEQKVHACFEKISQVTGIPVAKIYLKQRSKMSHRTAGAQYEKVDGEGHFFTVEEGGLSFRINLTDYLDTGLFLDHRVTRQMVREVARDKNVLNLFCYTGSFSVYAADGGAASVCSVDLSNTYLNWAEENFRYNRLLTPSTKRKYSFIPADVKAYLKTLTPNSFDLAVMDPPTFSNSKKMKDILDIQRDHVTLISDVLHALTAGGQLYFSTNYTRFVLDAANIPATKITDITKRTTPFDFEGKLKRWCYLIEK from the coding sequence ATGGAAGAAGCAATGCAAATGTTTAGTAACCGGCTGACCAAGGTGTTTAAACACCGCAGCAAGCTGGCCAGAAGGCAGCAGATCGAGTGTTATCGCCTTTATGACCGGGATTTGACTGAATTTCCTATCAGTATTGATCTGTATGGAGAAAAAGCCTATGTAAGCATTTATGCTAAAAAAAACACGGATACCAATCAGGAGGATGAGTGGCCGGAACAGAAAGTACATGCCTGTTTCGAGAAGATCAGTCAGGTGACAGGCATACCCGTTGCGAAGATCTATCTTAAGCAGCGTAGTAAAATGAGTCATAGAACTGCCGGCGCACAGTATGAAAAAGTAGACGGTGAAGGACATTTCTTTACAGTGGAAGAGGGTGGATTGAGCTTTAGGATTAACCTGACAGATTATCTGGATACAGGCCTTTTCCTTGATCACAGAGTTACCAGGCAAATGGTACGGGAAGTGGCCCGGGATAAAAACGTGCTGAACCTTTTTTGCTATACGGGCTCGTTTTCAGTCTATGCTGCTGACGGTGGGGCTGCCAGCGTTTGTAGCGTAGACTTATCTAATACCTATCTCAATTGGGCGGAGGAGAATTTCAGGTATAACCGGTTGCTGACACCGTCTACGAAAAGGAAATACAGTTTTATACCGGCAGACGTGAAAGCATACCTGAAGACACTCACGCCAAATTCTTTTGATCTGGCAGTGATGGATCCTCCTACTTTCAGTAATTCCAAAAAGATGAAAGATATACTGGACATCCAAAGGGACCATGTCACGCTGATCAGCGATGTGTTACATGCACTTACTGCCGGTGGACAGCTCTATTTTAGTACCAATTATACACGGTTCGTATTGGACGCTGCAAACATACCGGCCACGAAGATCACGGATATTACCAAAAGAACTACCCCCTTTGACTTTGAAGGGAAATTAAAACGCTGGTGCTACCTGATTGAAAAATAG
- a CDS encoding T9SS type A sorting domain-containing protein, with translation MKHFYKQFFLCLLALAMTAFSFAQTAIDFESQAPGTYFEAANTSQTSASYSGFDFTIYSTSSTGGVYYGFDQDNPSTYPESIGYNSVYMYLGTLDGSPMTEIDLTRTGGGLFDFNKITLSAYPSVPDYDVPFDIYVQGFKNNLAVTTKVALSTVIKGQGGYAVAVNFDLTGNAGFKGVDKVVITTSIVNDFMAVDNVNLEALDATSVDLKWFTGRLTGNTASFNWASGVETNFDHYELERSLNNNTFSSVSRIAAKGSEQQYRASIAQTAARAYYRLRLVDMGGAVNYSKVITVDHKNDPQGIFVYPNPATQYIHVYILKSGILTIYNGSGKKVLTQALETGNNDIDVTGLAAGIYYGIVNGFNVSFVKK, from the coding sequence ATGAAACATTTCTACAAACAGTTTTTTTTGTGCCTGCTTGCCCTGGCAATGACCGCTTTCAGTTTTGCGCAGACCGCAATTGATTTTGAATCACAAGCACCTGGTACGTACTTCGAAGCTGCAAACACAAGCCAGACATCCGCAAGCTATTCGGGCTTTGATTTTACCATTTATTCGACCAGTAGCACTGGTGGTGTATATTATGGTTTTGATCAGGATAATCCTTCGACGTATCCGGAATCGATAGGCTACAATTCTGTCTACATGTATCTGGGGACGCTGGACGGGTCGCCTATGACTGAGATAGATCTGACCCGCACCGGAGGCGGTCTATTTGACTTTAATAAGATCACATTGTCTGCGTATCCATCCGTGCCGGATTATGATGTTCCCTTTGACATATATGTTCAGGGGTTTAAAAACAACTTGGCGGTGACAACAAAAGTTGCACTTAGTACGGTTATTAAAGGACAGGGCGGTTATGCGGTTGCCGTCAATTTTGATCTTACCGGCAATGCCGGTTTTAAAGGAGTCGATAAGGTAGTTATTACTACCAGTATAGTAAACGACTTTATGGCTGTTGACAATGTAAATCTGGAAGCCTTAGATGCCACATCTGTAGACCTGAAGTGGTTTACAGGCCGCCTGACCGGCAACACCGCCAGCTTCAATTGGGCCAGCGGTGTAGAAACGAATTTTGATCACTATGAGTTGGAAAGGAGTTTAAATAATAATACATTTAGTTCTGTGAGCCGGATCGCTGCGAAAGGGAGTGAACAGCAGTACCGGGCAAGTATCGCACAAACCGCCGCCAGGGCCTACTACCGGCTTAGACTAGTGGACATGGGCGGAGCGGTAAACTATAGCAAAGTGATCACGGTTGACCACAAAAATGATCCACAAGGGATCTTTGTTTATCCTAATCCTGCCACTCAGTATATCCATGTATACATACTGAAATCAGGTATTCTGACCATTTATAACGGATCCGGGAAAAAAGTATTGACCCAGGCGCTGGAAACTGGCAACAACGACATTGATGTTACCGGCCTTGCTGCTGGCATTTATTATGGTATAGTGAATGGCTTTAACGTGTCTTTTGTGAAGAAATAA
- the prmA gene encoding 50S ribosomal protein L11 methyltransferase: MTSFKEIEINGLQNGQLDLLVGLLAEAGYSGFEELENGQTLKAFIELPEFDESLLNKLLAPYNISYKQQDIQQQNWNALWESNFEPVIVDDFVVIRADFHEQKFNTELEILITPKMSFGTGHHATTYMMVSQMRLLEWAGKKVLDFGTGTGILAILANKLGAREVVALDNDDWSIENATENILRNNCHHITVKKAHTAATGDQYEIILANINRNVIIANGEILADSLRPDADLLVSGLLKEDEQDIKALFIQLGLTYLTSVYKAQWTTIHFRKTT; encoded by the coding sequence ATGACCTCTTTTAAAGAAATTGAAATAAATGGATTGCAAAACGGACAACTCGATCTTCTTGTCGGGCTGCTGGCGGAAGCAGGCTATTCAGGCTTCGAGGAATTGGAAAACGGGCAGACACTTAAAGCATTTATAGAATTGCCTGAGTTCGACGAGTCCTTGCTTAACAAGCTGCTTGCACCCTACAATATCAGCTATAAACAGCAGGATATTCAGCAACAGAATTGGAATGCGCTTTGGGAATCCAATTTTGAACCTGTTATCGTTGATGATTTTGTGGTTATCCGGGCGGACTTTCATGAGCAAAAATTCAATACGGAGCTGGAAATCCTCATTACGCCGAAAATGAGTTTCGGAACGGGGCACCATGCCACCACCTATATGATGGTATCTCAGATGCGGCTATTGGAATGGGCAGGGAAAAAAGTACTGGATTTCGGGACGGGAACAGGAATTCTTGCCATTCTGGCCAATAAACTAGGCGCCAGAGAAGTGGTTGCACTCGATAATGACGACTGGTCTATCGAAAATGCAACAGAAAACATCCTGCGGAATAACTGCCACCATATCACGGTCAAAAAAGCGCACACCGCAGCCACGGGAGATCAATATGAAATCATCCTCGCAAATATCAACAGAAATGTGATTATTGCCAATGGAGAAATCCTGGCAGACTCCTTGCGCCCAGATGCAGATTTGCTGGTCAGCGGGCTATTGAAGGAAGATGAGCAAGACATCAAAGCACTGTTTATCCAATTAGGTTTAACCTATCTCACTTCAGTATATAAGGCACAATGGACCACTATCCATTTTAGGAAAACCACATAG
- the plsY gene encoding glycerol-3-phosphate 1-O-acyltransferase PlsY, whose translation MQEILLLLVAYMLGSIPTSVWVSKHFFGIDIREYGSGNAGATNTFRVLGPKWGTIVMLVDVSKGAAAALLVFTLQKYALHDSMQRTNLMIGLGLAAVVGHIFPLWAGFKGGKGVATLFGMILAIQPAVAGLCVGVFILVLYLTRFVSLSSILSGVAFAILILFIFNDDSTFYRIFSIAVALMLVLTHQKNINRILKGTESKVPILKFRDRRKNRRRGNKNQEETENS comes from the coding sequence ATGCAAGAGATATTACTTTTACTGGTAGCCTATATGCTTGGCTCTATACCTACTTCTGTATGGGTGAGCAAACACTTTTTTGGTATTGATATCCGGGAATATGGTAGTGGAAATGCGGGCGCGACCAATACATTCAGGGTACTCGGCCCTAAATGGGGTACTATTGTCATGCTGGTGGATGTGTCGAAGGGCGCAGCGGCAGCTTTATTGGTTTTTACCCTGCAGAAGTATGCTTTACATGACAGCATGCAGCGGACCAATCTGATGATCGGATTGGGGCTTGCGGCAGTTGTGGGACATATCTTCCCGCTTTGGGCCGGATTTAAAGGCGGCAAGGGAGTCGCTACTTTATTTGGAATGATTCTCGCCATCCAACCTGCGGTTGCCGGGCTCTGCGTCGGTGTATTCATTCTGGTCTTATACCTGACGCGCTTTGTTTCATTGAGTTCTATATTATCGGGCGTCGCATTTGCCATTCTGATCCTTTTTATTTTTAACGACGATTCAACCTTTTACCGAATATTTTCCATTGCGGTAGCATTGATGCTGGTACTGACTCATCAGAAAAATATCAATCGCATTCTAAAAGGCACAGAAAGTAAGGTCCCGATCTTAAAATTCAGAGACCGTCGCAAAAATCGTCGCAGAGGCAATAAAAATCAGGAAGAAACCGAAAATTCCTAA
- a CDS encoding M48 family metallopeptidase, with amino-acid sequence MLLKKLSLSALGLITLFGCTRNAISGRSQLMLTSESSLQTQALTEYKDFLSKNKVVTAAVDKKDYDVVQKVGKRIAAAITKYYAQKGLSNELSGYKWEFNLVQSKDVNAWCMPGGKVVVYTGLLPVAQNEAGLAIVMGHEIAHAVLHHGQERVSQQQAAAIGGNIVGSVLSKGSNKIASNVFNTVYAPTAQMGVILPNSRKQESEADHYGLIFAAMAGYNPQEAITFWQRMEKMGGADNTPTLLRSHPTNATRIADIKRLMPEAERYYKAR; translated from the coding sequence ATGTTACTCAAGAAACTGTCTCTTAGCGCTTTAGGACTTATTACACTTTTTGGCTGCACCCGCAATGCCATTTCCGGCCGCAGTCAACTCATGCTGACTTCAGAGAGCTCCCTACAGACGCAAGCACTCACCGAATACAAGGATTTTCTTTCTAAGAATAAAGTGGTTACCGCAGCAGTGGACAAAAAAGACTATGATGTGGTGCAGAAGGTTGGCAAAAGGATTGCCGCTGCTATCACAAAATATTACGCGCAAAAAGGCCTTTCCAATGAATTGAGCGGTTATAAATGGGAATTCAATCTGGTACAGTCCAAGGATGTGAATGCCTGGTGTATGCCCGGCGGTAAGGTTGTCGTATACACAGGCCTGTTGCCTGTCGCTCAAAATGAAGCAGGCCTGGCCATTGTAATGGGCCATGAAATCGCTCACGCTGTCCTGCACCATGGTCAGGAGCGGGTCAGCCAACAGCAGGCAGCTGCTATCGGCGGAAATATTGTGGGTAGTGTGTTGTCCAAGGGTTCTAACAAAATAGCTTCCAACGTATTCAATACAGTGTACGCGCCAACAGCGCAAATGGGCGTAATTTTGCCCAATTCCAGGAAACAGGAGTCAGAAGCAGACCATTACGGGTTGATTTTTGCAGCGATGGCAGGTTATAATCCGCAGGAAGCGATCACTTTTTGGCAGCGAATGGAAAAAATGGGAGGTGCAGACAACACACCGACCCTACTACGCAGTCATCCCACAAATGCCACCAGAATCGCCGATATTAAAAGATTAATGCCTGAGGCAGAACGCTATTATAAAGCGCGTTAA